TCATCTGTTACGTCAAGCAACTGCATATCCTGTATGGGGACGAACGTTAGGTGGATGAAATCCTAACACGATCTTATCTTTGGGAATTCCTGCGTCTACTAATTCATAGGTAACGCCATCTTCTGTATCATCCCGTTGCACCCACACTTTGCCATCAATAATTTCAATATGGACTAAACAACCATGAATTCGCTTCACACCATCCCAGCCCAAAGTAACGAGTAGATAGTTATCATTTTCGCTATCAAAGACTGTTTTACAATGAATGTCTCCGTGGGAGTAAGGAATTTGTGTATATGGAATTAATACATCTTTAATAATGCGTCGATAAGCGTCTAAGGTATCCATTGCACAATCGTCTCACTATCAGGATTGAATACGACTAGATAAAGATTCTCGCTCTCTATTAAAAGTTTACCAATTGGTTCCTCAAACAAAGCCGTAAATATATTGTCGCGTACTGCTAAATACAATGTCCGTTCAGGTTCAAGACGCCGAATAACAGCCCGGTAAGTGACAAATCCTCCTATAGCGGATTTTAAATCTTCCATTTCCGAAGGACTCACAAAACT
This genomic interval from Scytonema hofmannii PCC 7110 contains the following:
- a CDS encoding XisI protein, yielding MDTLDAYRRIIKDVLIPYTQIPYSHGDIHCKTVFDSENDNYLLVTLGWDGVKRIHGCLVHIEIIDGKVWVQRDDTEDGVTYELVDAGIPKDKIVLGFHPPNVRPHTGYAVA
- a CDS encoding XisH family protein, which produces MPARDIYHDAVKNALLKDGWTITDDPLHLKWGQKDMYVDLGAQRLLAAEQGNKKIAVEIKSFVSPSEMEDLKSAIGGFVTYRAVIRRLEPERTLYLAVRDNIFTALFEEPIGKLLIESENLYLVVFNPDSETIVQWIP